Genomic window (Marinobacter panjinensis):
ATCCGTTACCATTATTTCCGCCCCCGGTGCGGTTGCTTCGTCTACACTTCCGGTTACGGATGCACACCTTTTGTGCGTCTGGTGGGCCACCAAGAAGATGCAGGAGTGAAGGCACCATGAAAATCAAAGATCTGGTCAATTACTGGGACAAGCATGCACGTGGTCGGCTGACCCGGGATGCGTATTTTGCCAACCTGTCCGACCAGCATCACCAGCGACTGGAAAAACTGGCCGCGCTGTACCCGATGAAGTCCTCTCAGGATCTCATGCGGGACCTGATCTCCGCTGCTCTTGACGAATTGGAGACCAGCTTTCCTTACGTCCAGGGCTCAAAGGTTGTCGCATTCGATGAGGACGGCTTCGAGATCTATGAAGATCAGGGCATGACCCCACGCTTTATCAGCCTCAGCCAGAAGCATATCCAGAAGCTCAAGGCACGCCAGCTGGAATCGGTTGCCTGATCAGGCCAGCAGCCTGATCACAACGGACCTGCGATAACCACGGGGTGGTCCCGCCACCCCGCAGTAGACTGCCCGCCGTTATTTTTCCTTGCCTTCCAGTTTGTCCTTCAACGGGCTCAGCCGGACCAGGTCGTCCAGTGCTGCACCGATCATGTCATTCAGAATATCGCTTTCCGAACGGTCCGGGTAAAGTTCCGCCAGCGCAGCTATGCGCGCAGCATCTTCCAGCGGCAAACGGAGATTGTAATCGTGGCTCCGCTCGACAGGTTCTTTCTTGCCTTCCCAGTGTTTGGGCAGATCGGTTACTTTCATGAATACTCCTTGCGGCCACAGGCTTTAATCGTTAGACAGGCTTTAAGAGTAAATAGTATCGTAAGTTTACTTCG
Coding sequences:
- a CDS encoding pilin assembly protein, which produces MKIKDLVNYWDKHARGRLTRDAYFANLSDQHHQRLEKLAALYPMKSSQDLMRDLISAALDELETSFPYVQGSKVVAFDEDGFEIYEDQGMTPRFISLSQKHIQKLKARQLESVA